The Solibacillus sp. FSL R7-0668 genome includes the window TAATAGAGCCTTCAAGACCAGCGTTTTCAGAAATTTGACGAACTGGCTCTTCTAAAGCACGTAAGATGATGCGTACGCCTGTTGCTACGTCGCCTTCTACTGTATCTAATACTTTCGCTACGGCACCGTATACGTTAAGAAGTGCTGTACCACCACCTGATACAATGCCTTCTTCCACTGCTGCACGTGTCGAGTTTAAAGCATCTTCAATACGTAATTTGCGCTCTTTTAATTCAGTTTCTGTTGCTGCACCTACTTTAATGACTGCAACACCGCCAGCTAATTTCGCTAAGCGCTCTTGTAATTTTTCTTTGTCGAATTCAGAAGTTGTTTCTGCAAGCTGTGCACGGATTTGGTTGACACGTCCTGCTACTGCATCTGCGCTACCAGCACCTTCCACGATTGTTGTGTTGTCTTTAGAAACAATTACTTTCGCCGCGCGACCTAAAGAAGTAAGGTCTGCTGATTTTAGATCTAATCCAAGGTCTTGTGTAATGACTTGACCACCTGTTAGAATCGCGATATCTTCTAGCATTGCTTTACGACGGTCACCAAAGCCAGGTGCCTTCACTGCTACAGCGTTAAATGTACCGCGCAGCTTGTTCACTACAAGTGTTGCTAATGCTTCACCTTCCACATCCTCCGCAATAATTAAAATCGGACGGCCTTGTTGAACAACTTGCTCTAATACTGGTAAAATTTCTTGAATGTTTGCGATTTTTTTATCCGTAATTAATACGTATGGGTTATCAAGCACGGCTTCCATTTTATCTGTGTCACTTACCATATAGTGTGATAAATAACCACGGTCAAATTGCATACCTTCTACTACGTCTAATTCTGTTGTGAAGCCTTTAGACTCTTCGATCGTAATAACGCCGTCGTTTCCTACCTTTTCCATCGCATCCGCAATGTATTGACCGATTTCTTCGTCAGCTGATGAAATCGCCGCTACTTGTGCGATAGACTCCTTGTTTTCTACAGGGCGAGAAATCGCTTGTAACTCTGTTAATGCTGCTGCTACTGCTTTATCCATCCCTTTACGGATACCTACAGGGTTTGCACCAGCTGTTACGTTTTTAAGCCCTTCACGAATCATTGCTTGTGCTAGTACTGTTGCTGTTGTTGTACCGTCACCCGCGATTTCGTTTGTTTTCGAAGCCACTTCTGCTACTAATTTAGCTCCCATGTTTTCGTATGGGTTTTCTAATTCAATTTCTTTCGCGATCGATACGCCGTCATTTGTAATAAGTGGTGAACCGAATTTTTTTTCTAATACAACGTTACGCCCTTTTGGACCTAATGTTACCTTTACAGCGTTAGCTAATTTATCAACACCTGCTGCCATTAATGAACGCGCTTCTTCTGAGAATTTAATATCTTTTGCCATAATACATATCCTCCTAATTGTTCAATCTATTTTTTACAATGTATTTTTAAGTTCATGTGCAGCTAGTAGAAACCTATGTATAAAAACTAGCTGCAAGTTTAAAAGTTTTTTTAATTAACCAACGATAGCTAGTACATCACTCTCGCGTAAAATTAAATATTCTACGCCGTCATACTTCACTTCGGTACCTGAGAATTTTGAGAAGATAATTTCGTCGCCAACTTTTACGTCAAGCTCTAGACGAGTGCCGTTGTCAAGAACACGACCTGTACCGATAGCAACAACTTTGCCAGTTTGCGGCTTTTCTTTTGCAGAGTCAGGTAATACGATACCAAACGCGGTTTTTTCTTCTACTTCTACAAGTTCGATAATAATGCGATCTCCTAATGGTCTTAACAATTGAAACAACCTCCTAAATATTTGTTCTTGTTAGCACTCTTAACCTTAGAGTGCTAACGTAGTTCTTAGTTTAATAAATTCACTATTTTTTTGCAAGTATGTACGCTAAAAAATTTTGTTTTATTCTGAAATTCCTCTACAATGTATTAGAACTGTACTCTATAGAAAGAAGGTTGAAGCTGTGACCAATGTTTCCTCACCTAAGTTTAAAACACAAAAAACTGCATTTTATGTGTTGTTAACTTATATCATTTGTCAATTATCTGTATTTTTACTTATATTCATCCCTGGATTAAAAGATTCCTTACTCGCACTATTTACGGGTACACCAGATGAACAATTAATCAAGCTTTCTGGCTGGTGGAGCACGATATCCTTTGCGATTGCCTTTATCGTTTCCTTCCTACTCATTTCACGCAATAATAACTTTTGGAATGTGTTCAGTGGGGAGAAAATGCCCCTAGGAAAAGCCATTGGTTGGGGCGTTATCGGATTCTTCCTCGTATTTTTAGGGCAAACGATTGGCGCCTACATCGAGCTTGCATTAGGTATTGATATGGGCTCGGAAAATACCGAAGCCATTATGGATGTCACTAAGGTAGCCCCGGTCATGATCATTGCTACTGTATTTTTAGGTCCTGTCTTAGAGGAGCTCGTTTTCCGTCGTGTCATTTTTGGGTCAATCATTCAACACTATAATTTCTGGATTGCCGGTATTATTAGTGCCATTGTTTTCGCTGCTATTCATATGGACTTTACGCATATTATCTTATATACAATTTGCGGTTTAATTTTTGCCTTTTTATATCACAAAACAAAGCGCCTCATTACACCAATTATCGCGCATATTTTACTAAATGGTTTCGTGACATTTGTACAAATGAATGCCGATAAATTTCAGGTATAGCAATTGCCATATGAAAAGCCCTAGGAATTATATATATTTCTAGGGCTTTATTTTATACAACAAAAAAACGCTACCAACTGACGATAGCGTTGAAAACTACTGATTCATTTGTTCGATTTGTTTACGCTGTTGCTCTAGCAATTCTTCTACTTGCAACTCTCGTTCACGCTCTTCCTCCTGCAAAACACGCGCTGCTTCAGCCTTCTCATATTTTCGATAGCCTATACGAGATATGACAATACTTACCTCATATAAAATAAAAAGCGGAATGGCTATAATAATATTCGACACCAAATCAGGCGGTGCTAGTAAGACCGAAATAACAATTAATACAAAATAGGCATATTTGCGGAATTTAACCATTAATTTTGGATTAATGATTCCTAATCGCGCCACAAATAGTGTAACAACAGGCAACTGAAATAGAATGCCAAATGGGACGACTAGCTTTAGTAAAAATGAAAAGAATGCATTAATGCCAATAGTTTGCTGAATATTCAAATCATTGGATAAGTCATTCATAAAACGTATAACAAACGGGAATAAAACAAAATAGGCAAAGGCCATACCACCAATTCCAAGAATAAAGGCATATGGTATGTACTTTAATGTTGCTTTACGCTCTGTATCATGTAGCCCTGGAGTAATAAACGCCCAAAGCTGATAAAGCAGAATCGGCGAGACAATAACAGCCGCAATTATAAACGTCATTTGTAAATAGACCGTTAGCGGATCGACTGGACTAAATGCGTTCATTGTAAAACTTTCAGCTAAATCGCTTCGTTGAATATATCGAATAATTGGTTTTGCTGTATAAAAGCCTACGAATAGAGCCGCAACAAAGAAAATCGCCACAAAAAATAGGCGTTTTCTTAGCTCCTCCATATGCTCAACAACAGTAAATTCTTGTGGATTCATAGCAAGACATCCTTAGTTTACTTTACATCTGTTTTTTCGTTATCTTTATGTTCGATGACTGTTTTTTTTGCTTTATAATCATCATCGTCATCATCTGTTAACCCTTTTGTTGCACTGCGAAACTCACGTAAAGTTGTTCCCATGGCGCGACCTAAAGATGGTAATTTTTTTGGACCAAAAATTAATAAGGCAATAAGACCAATGATAATTAGGCTTACAGGTGTAATCGCATTTAAATGTATAACGACTTCCACTTTAGCCACCTCCTCTATTATTATGTACATTTTACAGTACTTAATGACATTTGGCTATTTATAGTAATGTGAACAATTTGTTACTAATCGGCATTTCTTACTAAATAGATTAATGCCTGCAACTCCACTGATAAGTCAATGTTCATTACCTTTAACGTCTCGGGTACAGAAAGTCGGACAGGCGTGAAATTTAATATCCCCTTTGCATTCATGCGTACTAAACGGTCCGTCATCATTTGCGCTGAGCGTGATGGCACTGTTAAAATAGCTAGCTCTGCCCCAAACTCCTCGTACATTTCCTCTAAACGGTCCGGATGGAATACCGGAATGTCACTTATCGTCGTCCCTTCGTATGGTGCTTTGGAGTCAAAGGCCACCACAATACGAGTATTATGATTTTTTTGGAAATTGTATTTTAATAAACCATTCCCTAAGTTTCCGACCCCGATTAAAGCAACATTCATCGCTTCATCCTGATCTAAGGTTTGGCGGAAAAATTCAAGTAAATAGTTGACATCATAGCCATAGCCCTTCTTACCGAGTGCCCCAAAATAAGAAAAGTCACGACGAATTGTGGCCGAATCTATTTTCATTGCATCACTTAATTCCTGTGAGGAAATACGCTTTTTACCTTCATTTGCGAAGTTTTTTAAAAATCGATAATACAGAGGAAGTCTTTTCGTTGTTGCTTGTGGAATTTTTGTTTCTGGTTTCACACGTTCTCCTCCTACTTGCTATTAGAAATTGTTTTAATCTTACTAAACAACTAGCTTCAAGTAAAGTATCCATCGTTGCGTGTAATGTGTCCATCCATTAAACTAAATAGAAGAAACTGAGGTGTAAACATGATTGTCTTACAAGTAAATCAACTATATAAATCCTTCATTACCGATGAAATTTTAAGTGGTGTCAAACTTGAGGTGCAACATCGTGACCGCGTGGCATTAGTGGGTCGCAACGGTGCTGGTAAGTCGACGCTTCTAAAAATTATTGCCGGTCAAATGAGCTATGACTCTGGTGAAATTATTATTCCAAAAGGGATTCGTGTTGGCTATTTAGAACAGCATGCAGGCATCGATTCAGCCCTATCTATTTGGGACGAAATGATGACAATTTTTGATACGCTACGCATTCAAGAGCAAAAGCTCCGTCAACTCGAACAACAAATGGCCGATCCAGCCGTTTATGAAAATAGCGAAAGTTACGGACGTATTATGGCCGAATACGATCAATTGCAGCATGATTTTAAAGATGCGGGTGGCTATCAATACGAGGCCGATACGCGCTCTGTCTTACACGGCATGCAGTTTTTCCCAGCCGACTATGACAAATCAATTCAATCACTGTCAGGTGGTCAGCGTACACGTCTGGCACTTGCCAAGCTATTACTGTCAAAGCCGGACTTATTGATCCTAGACGAGCCGACAAACCATTTAGACATCGATACACTTTCTTGGTTAGAAGGCTATTTAAAAGGCTATGACGGCGCAATTTTAATCGTTTCCCATGACCGTTACTTCCTCGATCAAGTTGTCTCGACGGTTTACGAAGTTTCACGCACAAAAGTAACAAAGTATGCCGGTAATTACAGCGCCTATTTAGACGAAAAGGCAAAAAATTATGAGCGTGACCTAAAAATGTACGAGCGCCAAATGGATGAAAAGGCTAAGCTCGAAACATTTATTCAAAAGAACTTAGCCCGCGCCTCAACAACTAAAATGGCGCAATCACGTCGCAAAGTATTAGAAAAAACAAACTGGATGGATTCTCCCGATGGCGATGAAAAAAGTGCTAGCTTTGGCTTCACGATCGATCGCCAAAGCGGAAATGACGTGTTATCAATTGATGATTTAACAATTGGCTACCCCGACAAAGAAATCTCATCTAATATCAATATGCGTGTATTCCGCGAAGATCGCATTGCATTAGTCGGCCCAAACGGTGTTGGTAAATCAACATTACTAAAAACCTTGGTCAAAGATTTAGCCGCATATACAGGTGAGATTCGTTACGGAACCAATGTACAAATTGGCTACTATGATCAGGAACAGGCAAAACTCCATTCAAACAAAGCCGTCTTAAACGAGCTATGGGATGAATGGCCTCTCATGAACGAAAAGGACATTCGCAGTGTGTTAGGAAACTTCCTCTTCAGTGGAGATGACGTTTCAAAAACCGTCAATTCTTTATCTGGTGGCGAAAAAGCGCGCCTAGCCTTAGCAAAATTGATGATGCAAAAATCCAATTTCCTCGTGCTCGATGAACCGACAAACCATCTAGACTTAGACAGCAAGGAAATATTAGAAAATGCTTTAATTGATTACCCAGGGACGTTATTATTCGTGTCGCATGACCGTTATTTCATTAACCGCATCGCGACAAAGGTTGTGGAGTTATCTGGGACAGGCTCATTTGAGTATTTAGGGGATTACGATTATTATCTTGAGAAAAAACAGGAGCTTGAAGAATTGGCCGCGATGAAAGCCGCCGCCACTGAGGCAAAATCACAAGAAACAATAACACAAGCCAAGTCGACCTCTATGATTGACAAGGATGCTAAAAAACGAGAACGCCAAATTCGACGTACCATTGAAGATATCGAAAAAAACATGGCCACTCTTGATGAAAAAATCGCCCATTTTGAAGAACAGCTATGTGATCCAGCCGTTTTCTCTGACCATGAAAAAACATTAGCTATTCAAACAGAGCTGTCCGAAACAAAAGAGCAGCACGAAACATTTGAAATGGAATGGCTTGAACTAAATGAAGAGCTAGAACAGCTATAAAGTGAAGCTTTGCTAGGTGGGTTACCATTTGAAATAGGCATCTTACTTCCCTTACTTCGGGGATAAAATAAGGAGAACGCATGTATGGTTGAAGCCTACCGCGTTCTCTTTTTACTATTTCACATAATAGCTTTTTAGCATTTGAAGCTTTTGATACGCTGTATAGGCCCCGTATATCCAACCAAAGAACACGACCGTCAACAACGCAATGACCGTATTAATTACCGTAAAAAATAGCCTCCACGGCGAATCAATCTTTTTCGTTAAAAACGGACGTCTTGCCCCAATACGAATACTTTGAAAAATATCGACTATCTGACTTCGCCCATAAACAAGTGCTAACGGATATAAAACCAATGCCAAAATAATAAAGATGCCACTAAACGAAGCTAAAAACAACCCATTCCCAGACCTAGCTAATACATAAAACACACCGATTAAAAACAACACCCCTACTACAAGCAATCCAATCATTTTATTGCGCTCTTTTAGATAATTCATGAAAGCACCTCGCGTTCAGTCGTTTTTTTCACTATACCCATTTTTAAGAAATTCTTTACTGATTCATCATTATTGTATAATATCAACGCCTCTTTTTACTTCCATTTGGCGATTCGACATATATATAGGTCAATACGCTGAATTTCGACAAAATAACCCACAATTTTATTCACAAATTGAATTCAGTCATATCAACATATCAACAGTGTTTTCCACATTATCCACAATTAAAACTAATTTTATTCAAATAAACTTGTGAAAAAGCAGCTACTATATATAGATAAAGCACAAGTTTTCCACAAGTTATTCACAGTTTGTGCATAAGTACGCATGTTCGCAAAGTTTTACTAGATTCCACTCTATTTTTTTGTGGATAATTTTTCAGAAAAGTTGTACATTAAATAAAAAGTTGTTATAAACAACATTATTTCATCATAAAATACAAGTTACGACTAGTTTAAACTATTCTAAAAAATCTTTATCGCTTCATCACTTCAAACTGTATACAAAAAAGCACGATGAACTGGGATTTTAATTTCCATTTCATCATGCTTACTATATGTTTACTTCCAACTATTTAGTTCCATGCCGGGACGTCCATTCATAGTTAAATTTCCACGGACACCTGCTTCATACATTTGATAGGCTGCTGCACCAATCATTGCAGCGTTATCTGTACATAATTTTAATGGTGGGACGTAAAATGGGATTCCTTCTTGTTCAAATGCTGTTTCTAGCGCGCTACGTAGCCCCTTATTCGCCGATACTCCACCTGCTGCAATCACTTGCTTCACACCAAATTCACGTGCCGCACGTACAGTTTTTGCCGTTAATACTTCTACAACACTATCCTGGAAACCTTTTGCGACCTGCTCTGGAATGATTTCTTCACCACGCTGATCCATATTATGCTTGTAATTAATAACTGCTGATTTTAAGCCACTAAAGCTAAAATCATACGAGCCTTCTTCTAACCAAACTCTTGGGAACTTCACCGCTTCTGTTGCCTCATGCGCTAAACGGTCAATATGAGGCCCTCCTGGATACGGCATATTTAATACACGTGCTACTTTGTCATATGCCTCACCTGCTGCATCGTCACGCGTTTCACCGATGACTTCAAATGATCCGTGCTCACGCATGAAGACCAGCTCTGTATGCCCCCCAGATACAACTAATGCGAGCAATGGAAATGCCATTGGTTGTACTAAATTATTCGCATAAATATGCCCTGCAATATGATGCGTGCCGATTAACGGTAATCCATTCACAAAGGCAAATGCTTTTGCGGCATTGATCCCGATTAACAAAGCCCCAACTAGCCCAGGTCCTTCTGTCACTGCTACTGCTGTCAATTCCTTAGGCGTCATTTCAGCTTGCTTCAACGCTTCTTCTAACACAATCGTTATTTGCTCCACATGATGGCGTGATGCAATTTCTGGTACAACCCCACCAAAGCGCTTATGACTTTCAATTTGAGAGGATACAACATTTGAAATAATTTCCGTGCCATTTTTAATAACTGCCGCTGCTGTTTCATCACAGCTTGTTTCAATTGCTAATATATAGTTATCCATTATAAATTCACCCACATAACTAACGCATCTTCTTGATTGTCCACATAGTAGCCTTTACGAATGCCACCATCTTGGAAGCCAAGCTTGCGATATAAATTTTGCGCAACGGTGTTTGTTACGCGAACTTCTAAACTCATGACGTCCATATTTGCTTCTTTGGCTACACGCATGGCTTCACGCATCAACGCTTCACCAATACCTTGTCCACGAACGGATTCGATAACCGCTACATTCGTGATTTGTGCCGCATCAATGACAAGCCATATACCACAAAATCCAACAAGTTCACCAACATCATTTTCCGCTACTAAATAATGCGAAAACTGATTTTCATTTAGTTCATAGTAAAATGAATCTAATGTCCACGGTGTAGGAAATGTCGCCAGCTCAATCGCATGTACTTTTGGAACATCCTCAAGCACCATTTTCCGATACTGTACCATTAGGGTTGCTCCTTCTTATGTTCCTTAATCCAGTTCGCTTCAGCCTCAGCAATACGGCGATACTGTGGTACAAACGCATGCACTGCCTCTACTGAAGGTAACTCTTGCTTCTCTGCGATCGCAATTAGCTCTGACGCACGTGGTAAATCTAGTGTAAACGGAGCACGTATAGCACGCTCACCTAATACTTCTTGAATTTTTTCAAAGTAAAGATCTACATCTGCACCTACAAATAATACCGGACGCTTTAACGCATCTAGGTTTGTTAAAAGCCCATCAATATGATCATGATGGTCCTCAATAATCGGTACTTGCGTTAATCCTTCATAAACACCAGCATAGATATTTTGACGGCGTGCATCAAACAGCGCACATACTACATCGTTAGACACACGTGCATTCGCTGCTAATGCTTTTAAACTCGATACACCGACTAAAGGCTTTTGCAACGACCATGCTAAGGTTTTCGCTAATGTCACACCAATGCGCACACCCGTATAAGAACCCGGACCTTCTGATACCGCAATTGCATCGATTTCTACCGCTGTTACCCCTGCTCTCATCATCACCTCTTCAATAGCCGGCATCGCACCTACTGAATGCGTTAATTTAATATGTTGTACCACTTCCGCCACCACTTTACCTTCTTTAACAACTGCGATAGAAAGTGGACCATTTGCTGTTTCAATCCCTAACCAAATCATTTTAATAACTCCTCACAAAGACGAATATATTTCTCGCCCATTGGTTTTAACAAAAATTTTCGACTTGTCTCACCAATACGTGTAATTTCAATTGCTAAACGTTCTTTTGGCAACTCATCTTCAATTAAGTGTGCCCATTCAACAATTGTTACCGCATCGCCATAAAAAATTTCATCCCACCCTAAATCCTCATCACTATTTTCTAAGCGATAAACATCTAAATGGTTTAAAGCAATTCGTCCCTCATACTGCTTCATAATCGTAAATGTTGGGCTATTTACTGTTCGCTTAATACCTAAGCCCTTTGCAAAACTTTGTGTAAATGTCGTCTTACCAGCCCCTAAATCTCCTTCTAACGTAATCGTATATTGCGGCTCAACGAATGTAGCCAACTTTAAAGCAAGTGCTTGTGTTTCTTCCAATGTATCTACTTGTTTTTCAAATATCATATTGTGCTTCCTTCCACAAAAAAATCCATTACTTCTAGTTTACTTGAAGTAGCGCAATTGTTCAAAATGTATCACTTATTTTACACATAAGAAAAAGCCTTACACGCAACTTGCCTATAAGACTTCCCTTTATCGTGTAGAGTGCCCTCGACGCTCAATGATTTCTTTTGTAGTTAATGCATCCTCTTTGAATGTTAAACGATAGCCCTTCGTTAAAAGTAATTCATCGTTCCATTCATAAATATTTGATTCCGCTTCTTTTCCTGCTCCACCTGCAATACGTACCACTTCCAGATAGGACATCCCCTTCTTAATTTCTCCATATTCCCGTTCATTCATATACTTTTGCCAGCTATACGCATTTTCTTCTTCAATTTCTAAGATTTCATCCTTACAAGCTGTCACACTTAAAATTAGCAAGAAGATAAGACAAATAGCCAGGCACCCCATTAAACCTTTTTTATTCATCAGCACTCCTCCTCAATAACATAGGAAACTTTTCCCTCAAGGGGGATATACAAAACGTATGCTTAATAAGTTTAAAAGGTGATTTGTTTATCGATTAATTATAAATAGCTTATATTTTTCTCCTTTCCAGTAAAAAGCTCTATCAAGTATGGAAACTGCTATTTGAAAAATATATTGCATGCCTAATAACACGAGATGCTATCATTCTTATTCGTTTTATCTTGCAATAAAGAAACTTTTCTATTTGTTAACGTAATTCATTTAAACATTCTATAAACTAATTCAATTCCCAAAAATGTTAAATTTTCTTCAAAAACCACAAAAAAACCACTGAATATTCAGTGGTTTTACGATTACCTAGCGATGTCCTACTCTCACAGGGGGAAACCCCCAACTACCATCGGCGCTAAAGAGCTTAACTTCCGTGTTCGGTATGGGAACGGGTGTGACCTCTTTGCCATCATCACTAGATTAAGTTGAAAGAATCATTCTTTCAAAACTGGATAAACGTTTCATTGATGTTCGTAAACATGTGGTTAAGTCCTCGACCGATTAGTATTCGTCAGCTACATGTGTCGCCACACTTCCACCTCGAACCTATCTACCTGATCGTCTTTCAGGGGTCTTACTTACTTGCGTAATGGGAAATCTCATCTTGAGGGGGGCTTCATGCTTAGATGCTTTCAGCACTTATCCCGTCCACACATAGCTACCCAGCGATGCCTTTGGCAAGACAACTGGTACACCAGCGGTGTGTCCATCCCGGTCCTCTCGTACTAAGGACAGCTCCTCTCAAATTTCCTACGCCCACGACGGATAGGGACCGAACTGTCTCACGACGTTCTGAACCCAGCTCGCGTACCGCTTTAATGGGCGAACAGCCCAACCCTTGGGACCGACTACAGCCCCAGGATGCGATGAGCCGACATCGAGGTGCCAAACCTCCCCGTCGATGTGGACTCTTGGGGGAGATAAGCCTGTTATCCCCGGGGTAGCTTTTATCCGTTGAGCGATGGCCCTTCCATGCGGAACCACCGGATCACTAAGCCCGTCTTTCGACCCTGCTCGACTTGTAGGTCTCGCAGTCAAGCTCCCTTATGCCTTTACACTCTGCGAATGATTTCCAACCATTCTGAGGGAACCTTTGGGCGCCTCCGTTACCTTTTAGGAGGCGACCGCCCCAGTCAAACTGTCCGCCTGACACTGTCTCCTACCCCGCTAAGGGGCATGGGTTAGAAGTTCAATACAACCAGGGTAGTATCCCACCGACGCCTCCTTCGAAGCTGGCGCTCCGAGATCTCTGGCTCCTACCTATCCTGTACAAGTTGTACCAAAATTCAATATCAAGCTACAGTAAAGCTCCACGGGGTCTTTCCGTCCTGTCGCGGGTAACCTGCATCTTCACAGGTACTATAATTTCACCGAGTCTCTCGTTGAGACAGTGCCCAGATCGTTACGCCTTTCGTGCGGGTCGGAACTTACCCGACAAGGAATTTCGCTACCTTAGGACCGTTATAGTTACGGCCGCCGTTTACTGGGGCTTCAATTCGCAGCTTCGCTTGCGCTAACCACTCCTCTTAACCTTCCAGCACCGGGCAGGCGTCAGCCCCTATACGTCACCTTACGGTTTTGCAGAGACCTGTGTTTTTGCTAAACAGTCGCCTGGGCCTATTCACTGCGGCTCTCGTG containing:
- the groL gene encoding chaperonin GroEL (60 kDa chaperone family; promotes refolding of misfolded polypeptides especially under stressful conditions; forms two stacked rings of heptamers to form a barrel-shaped 14mer; ends can be capped by GroES; misfolded proteins enter the barrel where they are refolded when GroES binds), encoding MAKDIKFSEEARSLMAAGVDKLANAVKVTLGPKGRNVVLEKKFGSPLITNDGVSIAKEIELENPYENMGAKLVAEVASKTNEIAGDGTTTATVLAQAMIREGLKNVTAGANPVGIRKGMDKAVAAALTELQAISRPVENKESIAQVAAISSADEEIGQYIADAMEKVGNDGVITIEESKGFTTELDVVEGMQFDRGYLSHYMVSDTDKMEAVLDNPYVLITDKKIANIQEILPVLEQVVQQGRPILIIAEDVEGEALATLVVNKLRGTFNAVAVKAPGFGDRRKAMLEDIAILTGGQVITQDLGLDLKSADLTSLGRAAKVIVSKDNTTIVEGAGSADAVAGRVNQIRAQLAETTSEFDKEKLQERLAKLAGGVAVIKVGAATETELKERKLRIEDALNSTRAAVEEGIVSGGGTALLNVYGAVAKVLDTVEGDVATGVRIILRALEEPVRQISENAGLEGSIIVDRLKREEIGIGFNAATGQWVNMIEEGVVDPAKVTRSALQNAASVASLFLTTEAVVADIPEAGGGAGMPDMGGMGMPGMM
- the groES gene encoding co-chaperone GroES, whose translation is MLRPLGDRIIIELVEVEEKTAFGIVLPDSAKEKPQTGKVVAIGTGRVLDNGTRLELDVKVGDEIIFSKFSGTEVKYDGVEYLILRESDVLAIVG
- a CDS encoding CPBP family intramembrane glutamic endopeptidase; this encodes MTNVSSPKFKTQKTAFYVLLTYIICQLSVFLLIFIPGLKDSLLALFTGTPDEQLIKLSGWWSTISFAIAFIVSFLLISRNNNFWNVFSGEKMPLGKAIGWGVIGFFLVFLGQTIGAYIELALGIDMGSENTEAIMDVTKVAPVMIIATVFLGPVLEELVFRRVIFGSIIQHYNFWIAGIISAIVFAAIHMDFTHIILYTICGLIFAFLYHKTKRLITPIIAHILLNGFVTFVQMNADKFQV
- the tatC gene encoding twin-arginine translocase subunit TatC, whose product is MNPQEFTVVEHMEELRKRLFFVAIFFVAALFVGFYTAKPIIRYIQRSDLAESFTMNAFSPVDPLTVYLQMTFIIAAVIVSPILLYQLWAFITPGLHDTERKATLKYIPYAFILGIGGMAFAYFVLFPFVIRFMNDLSNDLNIQQTIGINAFFSFLLKLVVPFGILFQLPVVTLFVARLGIINPKLMVKFRKYAYFVLIVISVLLAPPDLVSNIIIAIPLFILYEVSIVISRIGYRKYEKAEAARVLQEEERERELQVEELLEQQRKQIEQMNQ
- the tatA gene encoding twin-arginine translocase TatA/TatE family subunit, producing the protein MEVVIHLNAITPVSLIIIGLIALLIFGPKKLPSLGRAMGTTLREFRSATKGLTDDDDDDYKAKKTVIEHKDNEKTDVK
- a CDS encoding redox-sensing transcriptional repressor Rex, giving the protein MKPETKIPQATTKRLPLYYRFLKNFANEGKKRISSQELSDAMKIDSATIRRDFSYFGALGKKGYGYDVNYLLEFFRQTLDQDEAMNVALIGVGNLGNGLLKYNFQKNHNTRIVVAFDSKAPYEGTTISDIPVFHPDRLEEMYEEFGAELAILTVPSRSAQMMTDRLVRMNAKGILNFTPVRLSVPETLKVMNIDLSVELQALIYLVRNAD
- a CDS encoding ABC-F family ATP-binding cassette domain-containing protein; protein product: MIVLQVNQLYKSFITDEILSGVKLEVQHRDRVALVGRNGAGKSTLLKIIAGQMSYDSGEIIIPKGIRVGYLEQHAGIDSALSIWDEMMTIFDTLRIQEQKLRQLEQQMADPAVYENSESYGRIMAEYDQLQHDFKDAGGYQYEADTRSVLHGMQFFPADYDKSIQSLSGGQRTRLALAKLLLSKPDLLILDEPTNHLDIDTLSWLEGYLKGYDGAILIVSHDRYFLDQVVSTVYEVSRTKVTKYAGNYSAYLDEKAKNYERDLKMYERQMDEKAKLETFIQKNLARASTTKMAQSRRKVLEKTNWMDSPDGDEKSASFGFTIDRQSGNDVLSIDDLTIGYPDKEISSNINMRVFREDRIALVGPNGVGKSTLLKTLVKDLAAYTGEIRYGTNVQIGYYDQEQAKLHSNKAVLNELWDEWPLMNEKDIRSVLGNFLFSGDDVSKTVNSLSGGEKARLALAKLMMQKSNFLVLDEPTNHLDLDSKEILENALIDYPGTLLFVSHDRYFINRIATKVVELSGTGSFEYLGDYDYYLEKKQELEELAAMKAAATEAKSQETITQAKSTSMIDKDAKKRERQIRRTIEDIEKNMATLDEKIAHFEEQLCDPAVFSDHEKTLAIQTELSETKEQHETFEMEWLELNEELEQL
- the tsaD gene encoding tRNA (adenosine(37)-N6)-threonylcarbamoyltransferase complex transferase subunit TsaD, producing MDNYILAIETSCDETAAAVIKNGTEIISNVVSSQIESHKRFGGVVPEIASRHHVEQITIVLEEALKQAEMTPKELTAVAVTEGPGLVGALLIGINAAKAFAFVNGLPLIGTHHIAGHIYANNLVQPMAFPLLALVVSGGHTELVFMREHGSFEVIGETRDDAAGEAYDKVARVLNMPYPGGPHIDRLAHEATEAVKFPRVWLEEGSYDFSFSGLKSAVINYKHNMDQRGEEIIPEQVAKGFQDSVVEVLTAKTVRAAREFGVKQVIAAGGVSANKGLRSALETAFEQEGIPFYVPPLKLCTDNAAMIGAAAYQMYEAGVRGNLTMNGRPGMELNSWK
- the rimI gene encoding ribosomal protein S18-alanine N-acetyltransferase, which produces MVQYRKMVLEDVPKVHAIELATFPTPWTLDSFYYELNENQFSHYLVAENDVGELVGFCGIWLVIDAAQITNVAVIESVRGQGIGEALMREAMRVAKEANMDVMSLEVRVTNTVAQNLYRKLGFQDGGIRKGYYVDNQEDALVMWVNL